One Pseudonocardia sp. HH130630-07 genomic window carries:
- the rfbB gene encoding dTDP-glucose 4,6-dehydratase, whose amino-acid sequence MRRVLVTGGAGFIGSNFVRMALTGALPGLEPDELVVLDKLTYAGNRANLAPVSDDDRLRLVIGDVCDPELVARETAGTDLVVHFAAESHVDRSIAGSADFVTTNVVGTQVLLQAAVAARVERVVHVSTDEVYGSVGEGAAAEDHPLLPNSPYAASKASSDLLARAFHRTHGLSVSTTRCSNNYGPYQFPEKVIPLFVTNLIEGRTVPLYGDGLHVRDWLHVDDHCRGIALVANGGRDGEVYNIGGGTELSNRDLTDRLLAATGRDSSAVRRVTDRLGHDRRYCVDITRISDELGYRPQVGFDDGLAATVDWYRTRRDWWEPLRTGVSGAA is encoded by the coding sequence GTGAGGCGGGTCCTGGTCACCGGCGGCGCCGGGTTCATCGGCTCGAACTTCGTCCGCATGGCCCTGACCGGTGCGTTGCCCGGCCTCGAGCCGGACGAGCTGGTGGTGCTGGACAAGCTGACCTACGCCGGGAACCGGGCGAACCTGGCGCCGGTCTCCGACGACGACCGGCTCCGGCTGGTCATCGGCGACGTCTGCGACCCGGAGCTGGTCGCGCGCGAGACGGCGGGCACCGACCTGGTCGTGCACTTCGCCGCCGAGTCGCACGTGGACCGCTCCATCGCGGGCTCCGCGGACTTCGTCACCACCAACGTGGTCGGGACCCAGGTCCTGCTGCAGGCGGCGGTGGCCGCGCGGGTCGAGCGTGTCGTGCACGTGTCCACCGACGAGGTGTACGGGTCGGTGGGCGAAGGTGCCGCCGCCGAGGACCACCCGCTGCTGCCGAACTCGCCGTACGCGGCGTCGAAGGCGTCGTCGGACCTGCTCGCGCGCGCGTTCCACCGCACGCACGGCCTGTCCGTGTCCACGACGCGCTGCTCGAACAACTACGGGCCCTACCAGTTCCCGGAGAAGGTCATCCCGCTGTTCGTCACGAACCTGATCGAGGGCCGGACCGTGCCGCTCTACGGCGACGGGCTCCACGTCCGCGACTGGCTGCACGTCGACGACCACTGCCGCGGGATCGCGCTGGTCGCGAACGGGGGCCGGGACGGCGAGGTGTACAACATCGGCGGCGGCACCGAGCTGAGCAACCGCGACCTGACCGACCGGCTGCTGGCGGCCACCGGCAGGGACTCCTCCGCCGTCCGGCGGGTGACCGACCGCCTGGGCCACGACCGTCGCTACTGCGTCGACATCACCCGCATCTCCGACGAGCTCGGCTACCGGCCCCAGGTCGGTTTCGACGACGGCCTCGCCGCCACCGTCGACTGGTACCGCACCCGCCGCGACTGGTGGGAACCGCTGCGGACGGGTGTGTCCGGAGCGGCCTGA
- the rfbA gene encoding glucose-1-phosphate thymidylyltransferase RfbA produces the protein MKGIVLAGGSGSRLHPLTLAVSKQLMPVYNKPMIYYPLSVLMLAGIRDILIITTPRDAPAFQALLGDGSHLGLSLTYGEQPEPNGLAEAFLIGADHIGDDPVALILGDNIFHGPGFAPLLQRTVDEVKGAVLFGYPVADPHRYGIGEIDADGVLVSIEEKPASPRSNQAVTGLYLYDNDVVEIARSVRPSARGELEITDVNRVYLERGRARMINLGRGFAWLDTGTYPSLLDAGQFVRTLEERQGTHIACLEEIALRMGFIDVEQCRVLGERLERSGYGRYVLETVEAVRS, from the coding sequence GTGAAAGGCATCGTCCTGGCCGGCGGATCCGGCAGCCGGCTCCACCCACTGACGCTGGCCGTGTCCAAGCAGCTGATGCCGGTCTACAACAAGCCGATGATCTACTACCCCCTGTCGGTGCTGATGCTGGCCGGCATCCGGGACATCCTGATCATCACCACCCCACGTGACGCCCCGGCCTTCCAGGCCCTGCTCGGCGACGGCTCGCACCTCGGACTCTCGCTGACCTACGGCGAGCAGCCGGAGCCGAACGGCCTGGCCGAGGCGTTCCTGATCGGTGCCGACCACATCGGCGACGACCCGGTCGCGCTGATCCTGGGCGACAACATCTTCCACGGCCCGGGCTTCGCACCGCTGCTGCAGCGCACGGTCGACGAGGTGAAGGGCGCCGTGCTGTTCGGGTACCCGGTCGCCGACCCGCACCGGTACGGGATCGGCGAGATCGACGCCGACGGCGTGCTGGTCTCGATCGAGGAGAAGCCGGCGTCGCCGCGCTCGAACCAGGCGGTCACCGGGCTCTACCTCTACGACAACGACGTCGTCGAGATCGCCCGTTCGGTCCGGCCGTCGGCGCGGGGGGAGCTGGAGATCACCGACGTCAACCGGGTCTACCTCGAGCGGGGACGGGCCCGGATGATCAACCTGGGGCGGGGGTTCGCCTGGCTGGACACCGGCACCTACCCGTCGCTGCTCGACGCCGGTCAGTTCGTGCGCACGCTGGAGGAACGGCAGGGCACCCACATCGCCTGCCTGGAGGAGATCGCCCTGCGGATGGGGTTCATCGACGTCGAACAGTGTCGCGTCCTCGGCGAGCGGCTGGAGCGGTCCGGCTACGGGCGGTACGTCCTGGAGACCGTCGAGGCGGTGCGGTCGTGA
- a CDS encoding dTDP-4-dehydrorhamnose 3,5-epimerase family protein, producing the protein MEITETAVPGAFRITPTQIPDRRGLFYEAWRISDVEAALGRPFRVAQTNFSVSHRNTLRGIHGTTLPPGQAKLVTCVRGAALDVVVDLRVGSPTFGAVDTTLQEAGSGVGVYLGDGLGHAFLALTDDTCMNYLCDTEYVPGTMIDIQALDPDLAIPWNLTEDPIRSDKDAAAPTLSEAVELGLLTAYREPAGT; encoded by the coding sequence ATGGAGATCACCGAGACGGCGGTGCCGGGCGCGTTCCGGATCACCCCGACCCAGATCCCCGACCGGCGGGGCCTGTTCTACGAGGCGTGGCGGATCTCGGACGTCGAGGCCGCGCTCGGCAGGCCGTTCCGGGTCGCGCAGACCAACTTCTCCGTGTCCCACCGCAACACGTTGCGCGGCATCCACGGCACCACCCTGCCGCCCGGCCAGGCGAAGCTGGTGACCTGCGTCCGGGGCGCCGCGCTGGACGTGGTGGTGGACCTGCGGGTGGGCTCGCCGACGTTCGGGGCCGTGGACACCACCCTGCAGGAGGCCGGTTCCGGTGTCGGGGTCTACCTCGGGGACGGCCTGGGGCACGCATTCCTGGCACTCACCGACGACACGTGCATGAACTATCTGTGCGACACCGAGTACGTGCCCGGAACAATGATCGACATTCAGGCGCTCGACCCCGATCTGGCGATTCCCTGGAATCTCACCGAGGACCCGATCCGCTCGGACAAGGACGCGGCCGCGCCGACGCTGTCCGAGGCCGTCGAGCTGGGCCTGCTCACTGCCTACCGCGAGCCGGCCGGCACCTGA
- a CDS encoding TylF/MycF family methyltransferase, with protein sequence MTISPQVDVVDVADGRVTGTDRYLDLMKKVLTNVIYPDGAYAHIRQIDDPDSTEMPIPVEGLGERLLEFDADARDGGRDWPTVAHTMVGRRRLDNVHECLERILADDVPGDVIETGVWRGGVCIFMRAFLVAHGCTDRTVWVADSFAGLPPAGDRDPDPVAAMGHDVATVNERMLAVDLAQVQENFDRYGLLDDQVRFLPGWFSDTLPTAPIERLSLLRLDGDWYDSTMDALVNLYPRLSSGGFVIIDDYCVPGCADAVTDYRAQHGIDAEIIDIDRMGVYWRKP encoded by the coding sequence ATGACGATCTCCCCACAGGTCGACGTGGTCGACGTGGCCGACGGACGGGTCACCGGCACCGACCGCTATCTGGATCTGATGAAGAAGGTTCTGACCAACGTCATCTATCCGGACGGGGCCTACGCCCACATCCGGCAGATCGACGATCCCGACTCCACCGAGATGCCCATTCCGGTCGAAGGTCTCGGTGAGCGGCTGCTCGAGTTCGACGCCGACGCCCGCGACGGGGGTCGGGACTGGCCGACGGTGGCCCACACGATGGTCGGGCGGCGGCGGCTGGACAACGTCCACGAGTGCCTCGAGCGGATCCTCGCCGACGACGTCCCCGGCGACGTCATCGAGACCGGCGTCTGGCGCGGCGGGGTGTGCATCTTCATGCGGGCCTTCCTCGTCGCCCACGGTTGTACCGACCGCACCGTGTGGGTGGCCGACTCGTTCGCCGGCCTGCCCCCCGCCGGGGATCGCGACCCCGACCCGGTCGCGGCGATGGGTCACGACGTCGCGACGGTCAACGAACGGATGTTGGCCGTCGACCTGGCGCAGGTGCAGGAGAACTTCGACCGTTACGGGCTGCTCGACGACCAGGTCCGGTTCCTGCCGGGGTGGTTCTCCGACACCCTGCCGACCGCGCCGATCGAGCGGCTGTCGCTGCTGCGCCTCGACGGCGACTGGTACGACTCGACGATGGACGCCCTGGTGAACCTCTACCCGCGGCTGTCCTCCGGCGGGTTCGTCATCATCGACGACTACTGCGTACCGGGCTGTGCCGACGCCGTCACCGACTACCGCGCGCAGCACGGGATCGACGCGGAGATCATCGACATCGACCGGATGGGCGTGTACTGGCGCAAGCCCTGA
- a CDS encoding type I polyketide synthase, producing MADALRASMKEGERLRRENRRLAGAASEPIAVIGMGCRYPGGVNSPEDLADLVESGRDAVTGFPTDRGWDLSALQDGGVDERGTSVSQQGGFLDGVADFDPGFFGISPREARTMDPQQRLLLEVSWEAIERAGIDPTSLRGTPTGVYTGTNGQDYAYLVVRSLADADGDVGTGIAASATSGRLSYTFGLEGPAVTVDTACSSSLVALHLAAHALRAGECSLALAGGVNVMSTPGSLLEFSRQGGLAADGRCKAFSDDADGTGWAEGVGVLVLERLSEARRRGHPVLAVVRGSAVNSDGASNGFTAPSGRAQQRVIRAALAAAGLRAADVDVVEAHGTGTPLGDPIEARALLATYGDRDPAQPLRLGSVKSNIGHTQAAAGVAGVIKMVQAMRRGTVPATLHADTPSSHVDWNSGAVRLLTDAEPWPETGRARRAAVSSFGVSGTNSHVVLEQAPALDPALDPAGDPAVDPADGPARTVPWLLSAPTASGLRAQAGRLHRALDGAAAAASDVGYSLATSRTRSPHRLAVVGDDTSALAGALSGWLDGAPAAAQGTARRDAQLGVLFAGQGSQRLGMGRELHARFPVFARAFDEVCAHLDPAVGEVMWADDAGALNDTGVAQPALFALEVALFRLVESWGVVPDHLVGHSIGEIAAAHVAGVFSLADAATLVSARARLMGALPAGGVMVAVAATEEEVTPLLTGGVSIAAVNGPSSVVVSGAESEVDALVGRFADRRTKRLATSHAFHSPLMAPMMEEFRAVVVGLEFAAPQIPIISTVAGRTGDDVTDPAYWVEHVRATVRFADALTTLTEEGVHTLIEIGPDTTLSSLAAGAGADIAVPALHPDQGEETSVVTALARLDTAGATVDWARFFTGATRVDLPTYAFEHERFWARGGSAATDAAGLGLTPAGHPLLGATVPVAGTGDVVLTAALSTATHPWLADHVVGGAVAFPGTGFLELAIRAADEVGCERVEELTLAAPLVLHGAAATHLQLRVGAPADDGRRDIGIHSRAGGTDEWVRHATGTLAGGAPAGGAAHPDLSGTWPPEGATAVDIDHLYATDTGVQHGPVFRGLRAAWRRGEDVFADVALPDEVDDAGAFGLHPALFDAALHAIRSAHDDEDTALLPSSWSGVTLAASGASALRVRIGRRDGDEVTLDAADPDGGPVISVESLALRHADPATATARRNDLSGLFRLDWVTGAAVPGRAPTRVTVLGPDPLDLVPALTGAGHHVAHRDDSADAGPADAAETADTGPVLVPLAGGPAGSGDTRALVAAALRRLQDLVSGDGAGRVVLVTRGAVATDPGDDVTDPAAAAVWGLARSAQAEHPDRVLLVDLDSAPESAARLPEIVAALDPEEPQVAVRAGVPRPARIAPLTTSTALVPPAGTPWRLDATGGGNADGLALVPCSEVTEPLTGRDVRVRVHAAGLGPRDVRTALGAHRGDARRLGSEAAGVVTDVGLLVTDLRPGDRVAGMLSGGFGPVGVVDERLLARIPDRWSFEEAAAVPSAFLTAYYALVDLAGVQAGQKVLVHNGAGAVGMAAIELAHHLGAEVYATAGPGTQDILRGLGVADDHIASPRDTTFAESLAGAGIDVVLHAPTDGFADASRGLPVPGGQVLDLGPTDDPVGQPGTTDAASALDTVDPDRIHTMLETVLGLLADGTLDPLPRVAWDVRRAPEAFRFVTRAGHAGAVVLRVPREQDPEGTVLITGGLGGLGAELARHLSVRGASRLLLAGRRGPDTPGALELVAELAAHGTDARVVACDLAEPGAAADLVAGVDPDHPLTAVVHAAGVLDDGVLEAMTPKRLDTVLAPKVDAAWELHRATEHLDLAAFVLYSSTAGVIGSPGQSNYAAANAGLDALAAHRRATGLPAVSLAWGPWEQGAGMTATLGERQTRRLGAAGMPPLPVERGLALFDAALGSDEALILPLGTPPSGGGAPSGPVPPVLRNLVRGGRRSAAAGSAASAPDLAARLADLPETDRRAALTDLVRTAAAAVLGHASPDAVDADREFRLLGVDSLTAVELRNRVGAATGLRLPTTLVFDHPTPVAVAEHLAELLPTGPGSPDGGGSVLDRLANFEAAMGAAAPDADERADVTARLRRMLARWETAPADGVGDRLSGASTTDLFSFIDNELGRSAGA from the coding sequence CTGGCCGATGCCCTGCGCGCCTCCATGAAGGAGGGCGAGCGTCTGCGCCGGGAGAACCGGCGCCTCGCCGGGGCCGCCTCCGAACCGATCGCGGTGATCGGCATGGGCTGCCGCTACCCGGGCGGGGTGAACTCCCCGGAGGACCTCGCCGACCTCGTCGAGTCCGGGCGGGACGCGGTCACCGGGTTCCCCACCGACCGCGGCTGGGACCTGTCGGCACTGCAGGACGGCGGCGTCGACGAGCGCGGCACCAGCGTCAGCCAACAGGGCGGCTTCCTGGACGGCGTCGCCGACTTCGACCCGGGCTTCTTCGGCATCTCGCCCCGCGAGGCCCGCACGATGGACCCGCAGCAGCGGCTGCTGCTGGAGGTGTCGTGGGAGGCGATCGAACGGGCCGGGATCGACCCGACGTCGCTGCGCGGCACCCCGACCGGCGTCTACACCGGCACGAACGGCCAGGACTACGCCTACCTGGTGGTCCGCTCCCTGGCCGACGCGGACGGCGACGTCGGCACCGGTATCGCCGCCAGCGCCACCTCCGGACGGCTGTCCTACACCTTCGGGCTGGAGGGCCCGGCCGTCACCGTGGACACGGCGTGCTCGTCGTCGCTGGTGGCGCTGCACCTGGCCGCGCACGCGCTGCGGGCGGGGGAGTGCTCGCTGGCGCTGGCCGGCGGCGTGAACGTGATGTCCACGCCCGGCTCGCTGCTGGAGTTCAGCCGTCAGGGCGGCCTCGCCGCGGACGGGCGCTGCAAGGCGTTCTCCGACGACGCCGACGGCACCGGCTGGGCCGAGGGCGTCGGAGTGCTGGTGCTGGAGCGGTTGTCCGAGGCCCGCCGGCGCGGGCACCCGGTGCTGGCGGTGGTCCGCGGCAGCGCCGTCAACTCCGACGGAGCGTCGAACGGGTTCACCGCCCCCAGCGGCCGTGCCCAGCAGCGGGTGATCCGCGCGGCACTGGCCGCCGCCGGGCTGAGGGCGGCCGACGTCGATGTGGTGGAGGCGCACGGCACCGGGACGCCGCTCGGCGACCCGATCGAGGCCCGCGCGTTGCTGGCCACCTACGGCGACCGGGACCCCGCGCAGCCGCTGCGGCTGGGCTCGGTGAAGTCCAACATCGGCCACACCCAGGCCGCCGCGGGCGTCGCCGGCGTGATCAAGATGGTGCAGGCGATGCGGCGGGGGACCGTGCCGGCGACCCTGCACGCGGACACGCCCTCCTCCCACGTGGACTGGAACTCCGGCGCCGTCCGCCTGCTCACCGACGCCGAACCGTGGCCCGAGACCGGACGGGCGCGCCGCGCGGCGGTCTCCTCGTTCGGTGTGAGCGGCACGAACAGCCACGTCGTCCTGGAACAGGCACCGGCCCTCGACCCGGCCCTCGACCCGGCCGGCGACCCGGCGGTCGACCCGGCCGACGGCCCGGCGCGCACCGTGCCGTGGCTGCTGTCCGCACCGACCGCGTCCGGGCTGCGGGCCCAGGCCGGGCGCCTGCACCGCGCCCTGGACGGCGCAGCGGCCGCGGCGTCGGACGTCGGGTACTCGCTCGCCACCTCACGCACCCGGTCCCCGCACCGGCTCGCCGTCGTCGGCGACGACACGTCCGCGCTGGCCGGGGCCCTGTCCGGCTGGCTCGACGGCGCACCGGCCGCGGCGCAGGGCACCGCCCGCCGCGACGCCCAGCTCGGCGTCCTGTTCGCCGGTCAGGGCTCGCAGCGGCTCGGGATGGGGCGTGAGCTGCACGCGCGGTTCCCGGTGTTCGCGCGAGCCTTCGACGAGGTGTGTGCGCACCTGGATCCCGCGGTGGGGGAGGTGATGTGGGCCGACGATGCCGGTGCGTTGAACGACACCGGTGTGGCGCAGCCGGCGTTGTTCGCGCTGGAGGTGGCGTTGTTCCGGCTGGTCGAGTCGTGGGGTGTGGTCCCGGATCACCTGGTCGGGCACTCGATCGGGGAGATCGCGGCCGCGCACGTGGCGGGGGTGTTCTCGCTGGCCGATGCGGCGACCCTGGTGTCGGCGCGTGCCCGGTTGATGGGTGCGCTGCCGGCCGGTGGCGTGATGGTGGCGGTCGCGGCCACCGAGGAGGAGGTCACGCCGCTGCTGACGGGGGGAGTATCGATCGCCGCGGTGAACGGGCCGTCGTCGGTGGTGGTCTCGGGTGCGGAGTCCGAGGTGGACGCGCTGGTGGGCCGGTTCGCGGACCGGCGGACCAAGCGGTTGGCGACCTCGCATGCGTTCCATTCGCCGTTGATGGCGCCGATGATGGAGGAGTTCCGGGCGGTGGTGGTGGGCCTGGAGTTCGCCGCGCCGCAGATCCCGATCATCTCCACCGTTGCCGGGCGCACCGGCGACGACGTCACCGATCCCGCCTACTGGGTGGAGCACGTCCGCGCCACGGTGCGCTTCGCCGACGCCCTCACCACCCTCACCGAGGAGGGCGTGCACACCCTGATCGAGATCGGCCCGGACACCACGCTCTCCTCGCTGGCCGCCGGGGCGGGAGCCGACATCGCCGTCCCGGCACTGCACCCCGACCAGGGCGAGGAGACCTCGGTCGTCACCGCGCTCGCCCGCCTGGACACCGCAGGCGCCACCGTCGACTGGGCACGGTTCTTCACTGGCGCCACCCGCGTCGACCTGCCCACCTACGCGTTCGAGCACGAGCGGTTCTGGGCCCGTGGCGGCAGCGCGGCGACCGACGCGGCCGGTCTCGGGCTGACCCCGGCCGGACACCCGCTGCTCGGGGCCACCGTGCCGGTCGCCGGCACCGGCGACGTCGTGCTCACCGCGGCCCTGTCCACCGCGACCCACCCGTGGCTGGCCGACCACGTCGTCGGCGGGGCCGTGGCCTTCCCCGGCACCGGCTTCCTGGAGCTCGCGATCCGGGCCGCCGACGAGGTCGGCTGCGAGCGCGTCGAGGAGCTCACCCTGGCCGCGCCCCTCGTCCTGCACGGCGCGGCCGCGACCCACCTGCAGCTGCGCGTCGGCGCCCCCGCCGACGACGGGCGTCGCGACATCGGGATCCACTCCCGGGCCGGGGGCACCGACGAGTGGGTGCGGCACGCCACCGGAACGCTCGCCGGCGGCGCGCCCGCGGGCGGCGCCGCGCACCCGGACCTGTCCGGGACCTGGCCGCCCGAGGGCGCCACCGCGGTCGACATCGACCACCTCTACGCCACGGACACCGGCGTGCAGCACGGCCCGGTGTTCCGTGGGCTGCGCGCGGCCTGGCGCCGCGGCGAGGACGTGTTCGCCGACGTCGCGCTCCCGGACGAGGTCGACGACGCCGGCGCGTTCGGGCTGCACCCCGCGCTGTTCGACGCCGCGCTGCACGCCATCCGCTCCGCCCACGACGACGAGGACACCGCGCTGCTGCCGTCCTCCTGGTCCGGGGTGACACTGGCGGCCTCCGGCGCGTCCGCGCTGCGTGTGCGGATCGGGCGCCGCGACGGCGACGAGGTCACCCTGGACGCCGCCGACCCCGACGGCGGTCCGGTGATCTCGGTGGAGTCACTGGCCCTGCGCCACGCCGACCCCGCGACGGCGACGGCGCGCCGAAACGACCTGTCCGGGCTGTTCCGCCTCGACTGGGTCACCGGCGCGGCCGTCCCCGGCCGCGCCCCGACGCGGGTGACGGTGCTCGGCCCGGACCCGCTCGACCTGGTCCCGGCACTGACCGGCGCGGGCCACCACGTCGCACACCGCGACGACTCGGCCGACGCCGGGCCGGCCGACGCCGCGGAGACCGCGGACACGGGTCCGGTCCTCGTGCCCCTCGCCGGGGGCCCCGCCGGATCGGGCGACACCCGCGCGCTGGTCGCCGCCGCGCTCCGGCGGTTGCAGGACCTCGTCTCCGGGGACGGCGCCGGACGGGTCGTCCTGGTCACCCGGGGCGCGGTCGCGACCGACCCCGGCGACGACGTCACCGACCCCGCCGCCGCGGCCGTCTGGGGGCTCGCGCGCTCCGCACAGGCCGAACACCCGGACCGGGTGCTGCTCGTCGACCTGGACTCCGCTCCGGAGTCCGCCGCGCGCCTGCCCGAGATCGTCGCCGCACTGGACCCGGAGGAGCCGCAGGTCGCCGTCCGCGCCGGCGTGCCCCGACCGGCCCGGATCGCGCCGCTCACCACGAGCACCGCACTGGTACCGCCGGCCGGCACCCCGTGGCGGCTCGACGCCACCGGCGGCGGCAACGCCGACGGCCTCGCACTGGTGCCCTGCTCGGAGGTGACCGAGCCGCTGACCGGACGCGACGTCCGCGTCCGGGTGCACGCGGCCGGCCTCGGCCCCCGGGACGTCCGCACCGCGCTGGGGGCGCACCGTGGCGACGCGCGGCGGCTCGGGTCCGAGGCGGCCGGTGTCGTCACCGACGTCGGACTGCTGGTCACCGACCTGCGCCCGGGTGACCGGGTCGCCGGGATGCTGTCCGGCGGGTTCGGCCCGGTCGGCGTCGTCGACGAGCGGCTCCTCGCCCGGATCCCGGACCGGTGGTCGTTCGAGGAGGCGGCCGCGGTGCCCTCGGCGTTCCTCACCGCCTACTACGCACTCGTCGACCTGGCCGGGGTGCAGGCGGGCCAGAAGGTGCTGGTGCACAACGGTGCCGGTGCGGTCGGGATGGCCGCCATCGAGCTGGCCCACCACCTCGGGGCCGAGGTGTACGCCACCGCGGGCCCCGGCACGCAGGACATCCTGCGCGGGCTCGGTGTCGCCGACGACCACATTGCCTCCCCGCGTGACACCACGTTCGCCGAGAGCCTCGCCGGTGCCGGGATCGACGTCGTCCTCCACGCGCCGACCGACGGGTTCGCCGACGCCTCCCGCGGACTGCCGGTGCCGGGCGGGCAGGTCCTGGACCTCGGCCCGACCGACGACCCCGTCGGGCAGCCCGGCACCACCGACGCCGCGTCCGCCCTCGACACCGTCGACCCGGACCGGATCCACACGATGCTCGAGACCGTGCTCGGACTGCTCGCCGACGGCACACTCGACCCGCTGCCCCGCGTCGCGTGGGACGTGCGCCGGGCGCCGGAGGCGTTCCGGTTCGTCACCCGCGCCGGGCACGCCGGCGCGGTGGTGCTGCGCGTCCCGCGCGAGCAGGACCCCGAGGGCACCGTGCTGATCACCGGTGGTCTGGGCGGGCTCGGCGCCGAGCTCGCCCGCCACCTGTCCGTGCGGGGTGCGTCCCGCCTGCTGCTGGCCGGCCGCCGCGGCCCGGACACCCCCGGCGCACTCGAGCTGGTGGCCGAGCTCGCCGCCCACGGCACCGACGCCCGGGTGGTGGCCTGCGACCTCGCCGAACCCGGTGCCGCAGCGGACCTCGTCGCGGGCGTCGACCCCGACCACCCGCTGACCGCCGTCGTGCACGCCGCGGGCGTCCTCGACGACGGCGTCCTGGAGGCGATGACCCCGAAGCGCCTGGACACCGTCCTGGCCCCGAAGGTCGACGCCGCCTGGGAGCTGCACCGGGCCACCGAGCACCTCGACCTGGCGGCGTTCGTCCTCTACTCCTCCACCGCCGGGGTGATCGGCAGCCCCGGGCAGTCCAACTACGCGGCGGCGAACGCCGGCCTGGACGCGCTCGCCGCGCACCGACGCGCCACCGGCCTGCCCGCGGTGTCGCTGGCCTGGGGTCCCTGGGAACAGGGTGCCGGCATGACGGCGACGCTCGGCGAGCGTCAGACCCGCCGGTTGGGCGCGGCCGGGATGCCACCGCTGCCGGTCGAGCGGGGACTCGCCCTGTTCGACGCCGCGCTCGGCTCCGACGAGGCGTTGATCCTGCCGCTCGGCACACCGCCCTCGGGCGGTGGCGCGCCGTCCGGGCCGGTGCCCCCGGTCCTGCGCAACCTGGTCCGGGGCGGGCGGCGCAGCGCCGCCGCCGGGTCGGCGGCCTCGGCCCCCGACCTCGCCGCGCGACTGGCCGACCTCCCCGAGACCGACCGCCGCGCCGCGCTGACCGACCTGGTCCGGACCGCGGCGGCCGCCGTGCTCGGGCACGCCTCGCCGGACGCCGTCGACGCCGACCGGGAGTTCCGCCTGCTCGGGGTCGACTCGCTGACCGCCGTCGAGCTGCGCAACCGGGTCGGCGCGGCCACCGGGCTGCGCCTGCCGACGACCCTGGTGTTCGACCACCCGACCCCGGTCGCGGTCGCCGAGCACCTGGCGGAGTTGCTGCCGACCGGCCCCGGGTCGCCCGACGGCGGGGGATCGGTGCTCGACCGGCTCGCGAACTTCGAGGCGGCCATGGGCGCCGCCGCCCCGGACGCCGACGAGCGCGCCGACGTCACCGCGCGCCTGCGCCGGATGCTGGCCCGCTGGGAGACCGCGCCCGCCGACGGTGTGGGTGACCGGCTGAGCGGGGCCAGCACCACGGACCTGTTCTCCTTCATCGACAACGAGCTCGGCCGCTCGGCAGGCGCCTGA